Proteins from one Haliaeetus albicilla chromosome 4, bHalAlb1.1, whole genome shotgun sequence genomic window:
- the SDHB gene encoding succinate dehydrogenase [ubiquinone] iron-sulfur subunit, mitochondrial produces the protein MAVLAAFSASGAGAGSELRNAKMAAAVVGVSLRRGVPARLLRASLRPMCRGAQTAAAAVPRIKKFAIYRWDPDKPGDKPRMQTYEVDLNKCGPMVLDALIKIKNELDSTLTFRRSCREGICGSCAMNIAGGNTLACIKRIDPDLNKITKIYPLPHMYVVKDLVPDLSNFYAQYKSIEPYLKKKDESKQGKEQYLQSIEDRQKLDGLYECILCACCSTSCPSYWWNGDKYLGPAVLMQAYRWMIDSRDDYTEERLAQLQDPFSLYRCHTIMNCTRTCPKGLNPGKAIAEIKKMMATYKEKATAA, from the exons ATGGCCGTGCTAGCGGCTTTTTCCGCTTCCGGGGCGGGAGCGGGGTCGGAACTGCGCAAcgccaagatggcggcggccgTGGTGGGAGTCTCCTTGAGGCGCGGCGTCCCCGCACGGCTCCTGCGGGCCAGCTTGCGGCCG ATGTGTCGGGGAGCAcagacagcagctgcagcagtgcccCGTATCAAGAAGTTTGCCATCTACAGATGGGATCCTGATAAGCCTGGGGACAAGCCCCGCATGCAGACGTATGAAGTGGATTTGAATAA ATGTGGGCCTATGGTGCTTGATGCTCTGATCAAGATTAAAAATGAGTTGGATTCTACTCTCACCTTCCGCAGATCGTGCAGGGAAG GCATCTGTGGCTCTTGTGCTATGAACATTGCTGGTGGAAACACGCTGGCCTGTATCAAAAGAATTGACCCCGATCTCAACAAGATCACTAAAATCTACCCTCTCCCCCACATGTATGTGGTGAAGGACCTTGTTCCA GACTTGAGTAACTTCTATGCACAGTACAAATCCATCGAGCCTTACCTGAAGAAGAAGGATGAGTCGAAACAGGGCAAGGAGCAGTACCTGCAGTCCATAGAAGACCGTCAGAAACTG GACGGACTCTACGAGTGCATCCTGTGTGCCTGCTGCAGCACCAGCTGTCCCAGTTACTGGTGGAATGGGGACAAATACTTGGGTCCTGCGGTACTGATGCAG GCCTATCGCTGGATGATTGACTCCAGAGATGACTACACAGAGGAACGCCTGGCGCAGCTTCAAGACCCATTTTCTCTCTACCGTTGTCACACTATCATGAATTGCACGAGGACTTGCCCTAAG GGTTTGAACCCTGGCAAAGCAATTGCTGAGATCAAGAAGATGATGGCAACTTACAAAGAGAAGGCAACCGCTGCATAA
- the LOC104324286 gene encoding protein-arginine deiminase type-2 gives MLGDRTLRLQHGNRIEALCVLGTHISADVYGAAPAGAVSFGVKHTEGVSVEVACRGQAEVESAPGSRMQWPLDEGTVLRISMSQASTEVNDNKVTVSFYAEGGQPINQAGVFLTGIGISLDVDADRDGVVEKNNPNKASWTWGPEGHGAILLVSCDKESPFTPASDCDDERVFSKEDLLDMSRMVLRTKGPQRLPQGYEIVLYIPVSDADKVGVFYVQNPFFGQRYVHVLGRRKLYHTVQYTGGAAELDFFVEGLCFPDDTFSGLVSIHVSLLETLAEGIPHTPIFTDTVVFRVAPWIMTPNTLAPVNVFVCSMKDNYLFIKEIKNLVNKAGCELKACFGYINRGDRWMQDEIEFGYTHAPHKSFPVVLDSPRDGGLEQFPIKELLGPDFGYVTREPLFEAITSLDSFGNLEVSPPVTVAGKEYPLGRILIGSSFPTAAGRRMTRVVRDFLYAQQVQAPVELYSDWLSVGHVDEFVTFVPTSDAKRFRMLMASPAACYKLFREKQKEGQGEATMFKGYLGTDTKRVTINKVLSNDNLVQQNQYVQRCIDWNRDVLKKELGLTEEDIVDLPALFKLDKQGKAVPYFPNMVTMIILAKDLGIPKPFGPVMGGECCLERQTRSLLEPLGLHCCFLEEVASYHGRLGEVRCGTNVQRQPFAFKWWHVTP, from the exons atgctgggggaCCGCACACTCCGGCTGCAGCATGGGAACCGCATCGAGGCCCTGTGCGTGCTGGGCACCCACATCTCTGCTGATGTCTATGG GGCGGCCCCAGCTGGGGCAGTCTCCTTTGGTGTGAAGCACACAGAGGGGGTGAGCGTGGAGGTGGCATGCCGGGGCCAAGCAGAGGTTGAGTCAGCCCCCGGCAGCAGAATGCAGTGGCCACTGGATGAGGGGACAGTCCTGAGGATCAGCATGAGCCAGGCCAGCACTGAGGTCAATGATAACAAA GTAACTGTCAGCTTTTATGCAGAGGGAGGGCAGCCCATCAATCAAGCCGGGGTCTTCCTCACTGGCATCG GGATCTCTCTGGATGTCGACGCAGATCGGGACGGCGTGGTGGAAAAGAACAACCCCAACAAG GCAAGCTGGACCTGGGGTCCCGAGGGACATGGGGCCATCTTGCTCGTCAGCTGTGACAAGGAGAGCCCCTTCACTCCAGCATCAGACTGTGACGACGAAAGGGTATTCAGCAAAGAAG ATTTGCTGGACATGTCTCGGATGGTCTTGAGGACCAAAGGGCCACAGCGCCTGCCGCAGGGGTATGAAATCGTTCTCTATATTCCTGTCTCCGATGCCGACAAAGTTGGGGTGTTTTATGTACAGA ACCCCTTCTTTGGGCAGCGCTACGTTCATGTGCTGGGCCGGAGGAAGCTGTACCACACTGTGCAGTACACTGGTGGGGCTGCTGAGCTTGACTTCTTCGTTGAGGGGCTCTGCTTTCCTGATGACACCTTCTCTGGGCTGGTCTCCATCCATGTCAGCCTCCTGGAGACACTGGCTGAG GGTATCCCCCATACACCAATCTTCACCGACACAGTAGTGTTCAGGGTAGCACCGTGGATCATGACCCCCAACACTTTGGCACCGGTGAATGTCTTTGTCTGCAG CATGAAGGACAACTACCTCTTCATCAAGGAGATAAAAAACCTGGTGAACAAGGCTGGCTGTGAGCTGAAGGCTTGCTTTGGCTACATCAACCGTGGGGACCGCTGGATGCAG gATGAGATTGAGTTTGGCTACACCCATGCTCCCCATAAAAGCTTCCCAGTGGTGCTAGACTCCCCTCGAGATGGAGGTCTGGAGCAATTCCCCATCAAGGAGCTGCTG GGCCCCGACTTTGGCTACGTGACCAGAGAGCCCCTCTTTGAAGCCATCACCAGCCTCGACTCCTTCGGCAACCTGGAGGTCAGCCCACCCGTGACCGTGGCAGGGAAGGAATATCCCCTGGGGAGGATCCTCATCGGCAGCAGCTTCCCCAC AGCCGCAGGGCGGAGAATGACCAGAGTAGTGCGGGATTTCCTCTACGCCCAGCAAGTGCAGGCTCCTGTGGAGCTCTACTCCGACTGGCTGTCCGTAGGCCACGTTGATGAGTTCGTCACTTTTGTGCCCACCTCCGATGCAAAG CGATTTCGGATGCTGATGGCCAGCCCCGCGGCATGCTACAAGCTCTTTcgagagaagcagaaggaggGCCAGGGTGAAGCCACCATGTTCAAAG GGTACTTGGGAACAGACACAAAACGGGTCACCATTAACAAGGTCCTTTCCAACGACAACCTGGTGCAGCAGAACCAGTATGTCCAG CGCTGCATCGACTGGAACAGAGATGTCCTCAAGAAGGAGCTGGGGTTGACAGAGGAGGACATCGTCGATCTGCCGGCCCTGTTCAAGCTCGACAAGCAGGGCAAAGCCGTACCATACTTCCCCAACATG GTCACCATGATCATCCTGGCCAAAGACCTGGGCATCCCCAAACCCTTCGGCCCCGTGATGGGGGGTGAATGCTGCCTGGAGCGGCAGACCCGCTCCCTCCTGGAGCCGCTGGGCCTACACTGCTGCTTCCTCGAGGAGGTGGCCTCCTACCATGGCAGGCTCGGGGAGGTCCGCTGTGGCACGAATGTCCAGCGGCAGCCCTTTGCCTTCAAATGGTGGCACGTAACACCATAG